A region from the Lonchura striata isolate bLonStr1 chromosome 16, bLonStr1.mat, whole genome shotgun sequence genome encodes:
- the PLD6 gene encoding mitochondrial cardiolipin hydrolase gives MRAAGAARGAALAAAAVTAVALAVAAWRRARPVREVLFFPSQPCCIEALLAEAAEPGAPARPCPCPLPSGDTALSRLVRRLLSARRSLDLCLFSFSCPQLARAVQLLHRRGVRVRLVTDAQFMGLHGSQIGRLRRAGIQVRHDQHSGYMHHKFAIVDRRMLITGSLNWTTQAIQNNRENVLVVEDAEYVKAFQDEFERIWEEYNPANYRFFPERQ, from the exons atgAGGGCGGCGGGGGCCGCTCGGGGCGCGGcgctggcggcggcggcggtgaCCGCGGTGGCGCTGGCGGTGGCGGCCtggcggcgggcccggcccgtgCGGGAGGTGCTGTTCTTCCCCTCGCAGCCCTGCTGCATCGAGGCGCTGCTGGCCGAGGCTGCCGAGCCCGGGGCGcccgcccggccctgcccgTGCCCGCTGCCGAGCGGCGACACCGCCCTGAGCCGCCTGGTGCGCCGCCTCCTCTCCGCCCGCCGCTCGCTCGACCTCTgcctcttctccttctcctgcccgCAGCTCGCCCGAGCCGTGCAGCTGCTGCACCGCCGCGGGGTCCGCGTGCGGCTGGTGACGGACGCGCAGTTCATGGGGCTGCACGGCTCCCAGATCGGCCGCCTGCGCCGCGCGG GGATCCAGGTGCGCCACGACCAGCACAGCGGGTACATGCACCACAAGTTCGCCATCGTGGACCGGAGGATGCTCATCACAGGCTCCCTCAACTGGACCACCCAGGCCATCCAGAACAACCGGGAGAACGTGCTGGTGGTGGAGGACGCCGAGTATGTGAAGGCTTTTCAGGATGAGTTTGAAAGGATTTGGGAGGAGTACAATCCTGCCAACTACAGGTTTTTTCCCGAAAGGCAGTAA